ATAACGCTCTTATGCACTACAAAGACAATTAAAAAGCTAAAATTCAGCCTTATTAATTACAACTTCCGTTGTGTTTGTGAATGAAATTGTATCTTCAGTGAATGATGAACCCCCGTCATAAAATTCATCATCTTTTACATCTAATAGTGACAATAATTCATTTGATGAAAATGAAATATTTTTGCTTATGCTTCTTAATTCAAAAGTCATATCGCTTTTAGTTTTGTAGTAATTAACGTTTATTAAGTACTTGTTGATATTGTTCATATCAATCTGTTTTATAGTACTTTTAGTCAAATTGTCCATTTTAACATTCGGTATCTTTATACTTTCATTTATATGACTAAACAAGTCGTAATTTGGCATTAATTTATTAAAAAAACGGTAATGAGCTTCTAGTTCCTTATTTTCTTTTAGAAGACTTTCAAACATATTTTTCTCACTGTATACTGATAAACCAAAAGAATCTAAAATAGGCTTGTTATTATTTTCTTTCATATTTAAATTATATTTTGATTTGTATCTTGGATAAAAAATGTTTTATATTTGCTCTTAAAAGAAAAAATCAACCCTGCGGATTGACTTTGTAATTATTTGAAAAAGAAATAAACATAAACAGACACATAATTTGGTTTGTATATATTTATTATTAAGATTTTTTTCAAGCTTATCTGCTGAAACACAGCATATACTTGCTAATTTTTTTACATCTACCTTAGGAGCTCTAATAAACATATTGTCTGTTTCGACATTAGAATTTAGTTTTCATTTACTTAAGTCACGACTAAAATTCTCTGCATCCCCAAACATTAAATACATCTTATTTACATTTGAGACGTTTCAATCATCAATATTTCCATTAAATAATGTTGCATCTTGAAACATAGATTCCATATCTTGAACATTAGATGTGTTTCATAAATTTAAATCTTGGTTAAAAGATGTTGCTCCTGCAAAAAAGCTAGACATTTGTGTAACACTTGAGACGTTTCAATTGTTTAACGGACTATTAAATTTAGCTGCTCCATCAAAAACACCTGAAATATTTCTTACTTTTGAAGTGTCTCATTTTGAAATGTCTTGGTTAAATTCTGCAGCATGTGAAAATGCTTCAGAAATATTAGTTACATTTATTAAATTTCATTTTTCAATATTACTAATTCTTGATGATTTAGAACCATGAAAAACCTTAAATAAAGACTGAATTTTAAGTGGTAGGTTTTTTAGAACTTCAACGGTGTTTATTGGCATTGTGGCAATAGTAACAATATTAGAATTAACATTATTAATTAGTGAATAGCCAATCTGCTTAATGAATATTTTCTTGCCATTCTTATTTAGCTCTTCAAATTTGTTGTCATTGCTGATCTTTAAGTCTAAATCATCACCTTCTATTGTGTATTTAGTTACAACTTTGTCTTTAAAAACAGTTCCAAGCGTAACATCAAACAAAGTTGAACCTAAATTTAATTTAATCTTGTTTTTGCCACCTTTTGTATCTTCAAGCAGAAGTTTATTTTTGTTAGTTTCAGCTAGTTCCAAGTTGTTGATTTTTTCATCTTTTGCATAAACATTAATTTGATCATAAAAATCTTGTAGTGAGTGAAAAGTAGCAAAAGCATCTTTTAGCTCGCCAACAATTTTTTTCACCTTTTCAGCATTTTCCTTGTTAGCCTTCTTTTCATCTTCAGTTTCCACTTTGTCTTTGTTTATAGGTTTATCCCCTGTATTCCCATTTGGTTGATCACCTTGCTCCGTTTTTGAATGGGGGGGTATATTTTTATTATCTCCATTACCACCATCCATATGATCAGTTTGTGGTTTAGTAATTATTTCAGCACTGTTATTGCTTTTATTATCACACGATGCAGCAATCAAAGGAATTGTTGTGATTGACAAAAAAGCACCACTTAAAAATTTAATTTTCTTGTTCATATTACCCTTACTTTTTTTACTTTGCTGTTTGTTGTACTAAATTTGCATAATTTAAACTATTTTTTTATATTTAAAAATATTCACAAAAAATATAGCAAATTTTTTGCTTTTTAAAAATTTTAATTTTTAGTAAATAATTCCTTAAACCCTATTTTATAGATATAAAAACACAAGCCAATTTGCTTGTGTTTTTGCTATTTTGCTTTTTTGAACTCATCAACAAAGCTCTTATTAACATCATCACTAAAGCCTTCTAACACTTTAGCAACTTCTTTAAATTTAGAAGATGAATACTCAGGAATCTTAACACTAAGAGTTATTATTAAATCGCCCTTGTGACCATTTTTGTCTCACATTCCGCCATCTTTAACCTTAATCTTGGTGCCATCATTATATGAATGTTTCATTCTTACAGTTTTTAATCCACTTGGTGCTGGCACAACAATCTCATTTTCCTTAATAATATCTAAAAATGAAACAGGAAAATTGTCTAAATGTAAGTTAAGGCCTTCCCTAACATAGTATTTATGTGGCTTAATTGACACTACAACATACATATCACCAGGCTCGCCACCATTAATACCTTTTTTACCATAACCAGGTAGCTTAATTCTATCTCCATTAATAAAACCAGGCGAAACTTTAATAGTTACTTGCTTGTCTTTCTTAATATACTTTGCGCCCTTACACATATCACAGGCACTTAAAATAATTTCACCTAAACCATCGCACTTAGAGCAAGCACCCACCATTTCAACAATTCCAAATGGAGTTTTTCTTCTGCCTACTTCCTTACCGCTACCATTACATTTGTCACAAATTTTAATATTTTTGGCTTCAGCACCTTTACCAGAACATTTAGGACACACTTCATACTTGCTTAATGTCTCCTTAAACTCAACCCCAGTAATTGATTCATTGAATGTTATTACAATGTTTGAATAAACATCCATTCCTCTCTGTTTCATAGCACTTTGCGACGATCTACCACTTCTAGCACCGCCTGAAAATCCACCTGAAAAAGTTGAAAAAATATCATTAAAAATATCTTGCATTCCAGAACCAAAATCAGCAAAGCCGCCATTCATATTAAAGCCTCTATTGGCTGATCCAACACTTCCATATCTGTCATATTCATCTCTTTTTTTAGGATCAGACAAGACTTCATATGCTTCATTAATTTCTTGCATTTTTTGATCGCTTGTGCCATCTTTTAATTTATCAGGATGATACTTCATTGCGAGCTTACGATAAGCAGCTTTTATTTCTTGATCGCTAGCTTTTTTATCAACGCATAGTATTTTGTAGTAATCTTTATTTGCCA
This sequence is a window from Mycoplasmopsis agalactiae PG2. Protein-coding genes within it:
- a CDS encoding BspA family leucine-rich repeat surface protein, producing the protein MNKKIKFLSGAFLSITTIPLIAASCDNKSNNSAEIITKPQTDHMDGGNGDNKNIPPHSKTEQGDQPNGNTGDKPINKDKVETEDEKKANKENAEKVKKIVGELKDAFATFHSLQDFYDQINVYAKDEKINNLELAETNKNKLLLEDTKGGKNKIKLNLGSTLFDVTLGTVFKDKVVTKYTIEGDDLDLKISNDNKFEELNKNGKKIFIKQIGYSLINNVNSNIVTIATMPINTVEVLKNLPLKIQSLFKVFHGSKSSRISNIEKWNLINVTNISEAFSHAAEFNQDISKWDTSKVRNISGVFDGAAKFNSPLNNWNVSSVTQMSSFFAGATSFNQDLNLWNTSNVQDMESMFQDATLFNGNIDDWNVSNVNKMYLMFGDAENFSRDLSKWKLNSNVETDNMFIRAPKVDVKKLASICCVSADKLEKNLNNKYIQTKLCVCLCLFLFQIITKSIRRVDFFF
- a CDS encoding DnaJ C-terminal domain-containing protein, coding for MANKDYYKILCVDKKASDQEIKAAYRKLAMKYHPDKLKDGTSDQKMQEINEAYEVLSDPKKRDEYDRYGSVGSANRGFNMNGGFADFGSGMQDIFNDIFSTFSGGFSGGARSGRSSQSAMKQRGMDVYSNIVITFNESITGVEFKETLSKYEVCPKCSGKGAEAKNIKICDKCNGSGKEVGRRKTPFGIVEMVGACSKCDGLGEIILSACDMCKGAKYIKKDKQVTIKVSPGFINGDRIKLPGYGKKGINGGEPGDMYVVVSIKPHKYYVREGLNLHLDNFPVSFLDIIKENEIVVPAPSGLKTVRMKHSYNDGTKIKVKDGGMWDKNGHKGDLIITLSVKIPEYSSSKFKEVAKVLEGFSDDVNKSFVDEFKKAK